Below is a window of Caldichromatium japonicum DNA.
CACCTGCAAGCTTATAGGCCGCGTGCCCGGCAAGCACGACGCCATAGGCGGCAGTGACCCCGATGGCGGGCGCCCCGCGCACTACCATGGTGCGGATCGCGTGCGCGACCTCTGCTGCCTGATCATAGCCCACAAACTCGGCGCGCTCGGGCAAGAGACGCTGATCCAAGAGATACAAGCGCCCCTCATGCCAGCGCACGGCATCGTCTGGGGTTGGGTTGATGGGTAGGTCGCTCATGAGCCCTCCGCAATGAAACCTAAGACTGAGGGTACGCCAAGTACCCCGCTTTTTAAGGGATTAAACGGCGTGACCAAGGCAGCGATCACCCCGATCTAGGCCAAAGGCAGGAGTACAAGCCAATACAACATTGCATCTGCACTCGCGCTGGACCTTGTACTTGCAGCGCCATTGCTTGATCTCAATAGAGACCTTTGACCGCTGAGATGGCTTAGCGTCGGTCCTCTTGCCCAAACCGTATGGCCAGTGCGCCTCCCCCAGCGCGTACCCGATGTTGAATGATACACTTCGGATTCGAGCAGACGCGCCCCGACCGAGCTGAACCCCCATGCATGCCGATCTCCTCATCCATGCCGAATGGATCCTGACCGTCGATCCCGAAGACTGCGAGCTCATCGATCATGCCGTGGCGATCGCCGATGGGCACATCCAGGCGATCTTGCCTTATGACGAGGCGCGCCGGACGATCGCCGCCACCGAGGTCATCGAGCTCCCCGGCCATGTCCTGATCCCCGGGCTGATCAACGCCCATACCCATGCCGCCATGACCCTGTTGCGGGGTCTGGCCGACGACCTGCCGCTGATGACCTGGCTCCATGATCACATCTGGCCGACTGAACAGCGCTGGGTCGATCCGACATTCGTCGCCGCGGGCACGCGCCTTGCCATCTTGGAGATGCTGCGTGGCGGCGTGACCTGCTACAACGACATGTATTTCTACCCCGAGGTCGCGGCCCAGGTGAGCGCCGAGGCAGGGATGCGCGCGGTGATCGGGATGATCGTGGTGGACTTTCCCACTCGCTATGCCGCAGCGGCAGATGACTATATCGCCAAGGGTTTGGCGCTCCATGACTTTTATCGCGACCATCCCCTAATTCGCCTGGCCTGGGCACCGCATGCCCCCTATTCGGTCGCAGATGACCCGCTCTCTCAAATCGCGCGCCTGGCGCAAGACCTCAAGGTGCCGGTCCATCTCCATCTGCACGAGACCCAGGACGAGGTGCAGACCGCCTTGCGTGAACGCAGCGAGCGGCCCTTTGCGCGCATCGAGCGCCTCGGGCTGATGGGGCCGCAGTTGACCGCGGTTCACATGACCCAACTGGAGGACTTCGAGATCGCGCATCTCGCCGAGACAGGTGCAAGTGTCATCCATTGTCCAGAGTCGAACCTCAAGCTCGCCAGCGGCTTTTGTCCGGTGGCAAAGCTCTTGGAGGCAGGGGTGAATGTGGCCCTAGGGACGGATGGGGCGGCGAGCAACAACGACCTTAATCTCTTGGGCGAAATGCGCACCGCGGCGCTTCTCGGCAAAGGGGTAGCGGGGTCGGCGGCGGCGGTTTCGGCGCGCGAGGTCTTGCGTATGGCGACGATCAACGGGGCGCGCGCCCTGGGGCTTGAGCGCGAGATCGGTTCACTCGAGGTCGGCAAATCGGCGGACCTGGTGGCCGTCGATCTGCGCGATCCCCACACCCAACCCGTCTATCACCCGCTCTCGCAGCTCATCTATGCGGCGGGGCGGCACCAGGTGCGCCAGGTCTGGGTGCGCGGACGCCAGCTCATCCGCGATGGACACCCCACCAGCCTGCACCTGGCCGAGATCCTCGCCGAGGCACAGATCTGGGGACGGCGGATCGCGGCGGGCGGTCGGTAGGGTGCGAATGCGTACCCTACACCCACCGGCGGGTATGCGGACTCGTTAAGGCCGGTAGCTGGTAGGGCGCTACGGACTCACCCAGCGAGGTGCACCCTACAACGCGCCCGGCTATTCCTTGAGCATCTGCTTGATGACGACGGCCAAGCGCTTGAGCTCTTCGGGGCTGAGCCGAAGCGAAGGCTGCTCGGCTGGGCGCTGTTTGGGTCGCGCGGACTTTTGCGCGGTAGGCGCATTGGTATGACGGGCAGCGGGTCGGCCGGGCCTGTCGGTCATGCGCACTGGTTCAGGTCAGCACCAGGTTGTCGCGATGGATGAGCTCCTCATCATCGAGATAACCGAGGATG
It encodes the following:
- a CDS encoding TRZ/ATZ family hydrolase; its protein translation is MHADLLIHAEWILTVDPEDCELIDHAVAIADGHIQAILPYDEARRTIAATEVIELPGHVLIPGLINAHTHAAMTLLRGLADDLPLMTWLHDHIWPTEQRWVDPTFVAAGTRLAILEMLRGGVTCYNDMYFYPEVAAQVSAEAGMRAVIGMIVVDFPTRYAAAADDYIAKGLALHDFYRDHPLIRLAWAPHAPYSVADDPLSQIARLAQDLKVPVHLHLHETQDEVQTALRERSERPFARIERLGLMGPQLTAVHMTQLEDFEIAHLAETGASVIHCPESNLKLASGFCPVAKLLEAGVNVALGTDGAASNNDLNLLGEMRTAALLGKGVAGSAAAVSAREVLRMATINGARALGLEREIGSLEVGKSADLVAVDLRDPHTQPVYHPLSQLIYAAGRHQVRQVWVRGRQLIRDGHPTSLHLAEILAEAQIWGRRIAAGGR